One region of Olleya sp. Hel_I_94 genomic DNA includes:
- a CDS encoding dipeptidase → MKNIKSYVQENKQRFLDELIELLKIPSISADSAYKEHTINTADVVAKSLKDAGCDVVEICETEGYPIIYAHKIIDKDLPTVLVYGHYDVQPPDPLNLWTSPPFEPVIKTTDLHPEGAIFARGACDDKGQMYMHVKAMEFMTKNNTLPCNVKFMIEGEEEVGSVNLGKFVKQNQDKLSNDVILISDTGMIAQDTPSITTGLRGLSYVEVEVTGPNRDLHSGLYGGAVANPINVLTKMIASLHDDNNHITIPGFYDNVEELSLDERAQMAKAPFSLDKYKAALDIDAVYGEEGYTTNERNSIRPTLDVNGIWGGYTGEGAKTVIASQAFAKISMRLVPNQDWENITDLFKNHFESIAPKGVKVKVTPHHGGQGYVTPIDSVGYQAASKAYQETFGKTPIPQRSGGSIPIVALFEQELKSKTILMGFGLDSDAIHSPNEHFGVWNYLKGIETIPYFYKYFTEMHK, encoded by the coding sequence ATGAAAAACATAAAATCTTACGTCCAAGAAAACAAGCAACGTTTTCTTGACGAATTAATAGAATTACTTAAGATTCCGTCAATCAGTGCGGATTCTGCTTATAAAGAACATACCATTAACACCGCAGACGTTGTGGCAAAAAGCTTAAAAGACGCTGGTTGTGATGTGGTTGAAATTTGCGAAACAGAAGGCTATCCAATTATTTACGCACATAAAATAATCGATAAAGACTTACCAACCGTTTTAGTTTATGGTCATTATGACGTACAACCGCCAGATCCATTAAATTTATGGACCTCTCCTCCTTTTGAGCCTGTTATAAAAACAACAGATTTACATCCAGAAGGCGCTATTTTTGCACGTGGTGCTTGTGACGACAAAGGGCAAATGTACATGCACGTCAAAGCAATGGAGTTTATGACAAAAAACAACACTTTACCTTGTAACGTCAAGTTTATGATAGAAGGTGAAGAGGAAGTTGGAAGTGTTAACCTTGGTAAATTTGTAAAGCAAAACCAAGACAAATTATCTAACGATGTAATCTTAATTAGTGATACTGGTATGATCGCACAAGACACACCATCCATTACAACAGGATTACGTGGTTTAAGTTATGTTGAGGTAGAAGTTACAGGACCAAATCGCGATTTACACTCAGGATTATATGGTGGTGCAGTTGCCAATCCAATTAATGTGTTAACTAAAATGATTGCATCATTACACGATGACAATAACCATATTACCATTCCTGGTTTTTATGATAATGTAGAAGAATTATCTTTAGACGAGCGTGCACAAATGGCAAAAGCTCCGTTTTCATTAGACAAATACAAAGCAGCTTTAGACATTGATGCTGTATACGGAGAAGAAGGCTATACAACCAACGAGCGTAACAGCATTAGACCAACCTTAGACGTTAACGGTATTTGGGGTGGTTATACTGGAGAAGGCGCAAAAACAGTAATAGCAAGTCAAGCATTTGCAAAAATATCGATGCGTTTAGTCCCAAACCAAGATTGGGAAAACATCACAGACCTATTCAAAAACCATTTTGAAAGCATTGCACCAAAAGGCGTTAAAGTAAAAGTAACACCTCATCATGGTGGACAAGGTTACGTAACTCCAATAGACAGTGTGGGTTACCAAGCAGCAAGTAAAGCCTATCAAGAAACCTTTGGAAAAACACCAATACCACAACGTAGTGGAGGAAGTATTCCAATCGTAGCTTTATTTGAGCAAGAACTAAAAAGCAAAACCATTTTAATGGGCTTTGGTTTAGATAGCGACGCAATCCACAGTCCAAACGAACATTTTGGAGTATGGAACTACTTAAAAGGAATCGAAACTATTCCATATTTCTATAAGTACTTTACAGAAATGCATAAATAA
- a CDS encoding cellulose synthase family protein, with protein MILETITIIIYSIALVLIFMYALAQLNLLFNYLAAKKKEENGPKFNFNNSEEIPFVTIQLPVFNELYVMDRLLDNIALMDYPKDKLEIQVLDDSTDETVATTKAHVDQLKAKGLDITHITRTNRQGFKAGALKEGLEIAKGEYVAIFDADFLPEPNWLKKTIPFFKDPEIGVVQTRWGHINRDYSTLTKIQAFALDAHFTLEQVGRSSKGHFINFNGTAGVWRKECILDAGNWEGDTLTEDLDLSYRAQLKNWKFKYLEDVETPAELPVVISAARSQQFRWNKGGAENFQKMFGRVVKSKNITAKTKLHGLLHLLNSTMFLNVLIVGILSIPMLYIKNEYAHLRPYFYVMSFFVVSTIIFFVCYWVMYKQSHGNTFKDFLKYIALFFTFFSIAMGFSLHNSIAVLEGHVGKRSEFVRTPKFNISTLKDSWKGNKYLRKNISINVIFEGALMLYFAFGMYSAFVVGDKGGDFGLFPFHLMLTVGFGFVFFKSLTSKA; from the coding sequence GTGATTCTCGAAACCATTACCATTATTATTTATAGCATTGCGCTAGTACTTATTTTCATGTATGCTTTGGCACAATTAAACCTACTGTTTAATTACTTAGCAGCAAAAAAGAAAGAAGAAAACGGACCAAAATTTAACTTTAATAATTCGGAAGAAATTCCGTTTGTAACTATTCAACTTCCGGTTTTTAACGAGTTGTATGTTATGGATCGTCTATTGGACAACATAGCCTTAATGGATTATCCAAAAGACAAATTAGAAATCCAAGTTTTAGACGACTCTACGGATGAGACCGTTGCTACAACCAAAGCTCACGTTGACCAACTTAAAGCAAAAGGGTTAGATATTACACATATTACCAGAACTAACAGACAAGGTTTTAAAGCAGGTGCTTTAAAAGAAGGTTTAGAGATAGCAAAAGGAGAATATGTTGCTATTTTTGATGCCGATTTTTTACCAGAACCAAATTGGCTTAAAAAAACAATTCCGTTTTTTAAAGACCCAGAAATTGGTGTGGTACAGACACGTTGGGGACACATTAACAGAGATTATTCTACATTAACAAAAATACAAGCATTTGCCTTAGATGCACACTTCACTTTGGAGCAAGTTGGACGTAGTAGCAAAGGACATTTTATTAACTTTAATGGTACAGCTGGTGTTTGGCGTAAAGAATGTATTTTAGACGCAGGAAACTGGGAAGGTGACACCTTAACAGAAGATTTAGATTTAAGTTACAGAGCGCAACTTAAAAACTGGAAATTTAAATATTTGGAAGACGTTGAAACTCCAGCAGAGCTTCCTGTGGTAATTAGCGCAGCAAGATCACAACAGTTTAGATGGAATAAAGGTGGTGCCGAAAACTTCCAAAAAATGTTTGGACGTGTGGTTAAAAGTAAAAATATTACAGCAAAAACTAAACTTCACGGATTATTACACTTACTAAACAGTACTATGTTTTTAAACGTATTAATTGTTGGTATATTAAGTATCCCAATGTTGTACATTAAAAACGAATACGCACACCTAAGACCATACTTTTACGTCATGAGCTTTTTTGTAGTTAGTACAATCATATTTTTTGTGTGTTATTGGGTTATGTATAAGCAAAGTCATGGTAACACATTTAAAGACTTTTTAAAATACATTGCACTATTTTTTACGTTTTTCTCAATAGCTATGGGCTTTTCATTACACAATTCTATTGCAGTATTAGAAGGTCATGTTGGTAAACGTAGTGAGTTTGTACGCACACCAAAATTTAATATCAGTACACTTAAAGATAGTTGGAAAGGCAATAAATATTTACGTAAAAATATATCCATTAATGTGATTTTTGAAGGTGCATTAATGCTATACTTTGCGTTTGGTATGTATAGTGCTTTTGTGGTTGGAGATAAAGGTGGAGACTTCGGTTTATTTCCATTTCACTTAATGTTAACCGTAGGCTTTGGATTTGTGTTTTTTAAATCCCTAACCTCTAAAGCATAG
- the mptB gene encoding polyprenol phosphomannose-dependent alpha 1,6 mannosyltransferase MptB, producing the protein MLNTYFLKTNKLTLLLILASFCLYGVFAYGIARIDHTNLISIYIVLFGLFLKILNNNKNSFKLLVAIAIISRLIFLIAIPNLSQDFYRFIWDGRMILQGFNPYLHTPASFIISGNYPIDQAQQLVTGMQALNASHYSNYPPINQLLFTLANLFSSSSILGSVIGLRLIIIAADIGTLYFGAKLLKRLGLKPHKIFWYTLNPFIIIELTGNLHFEGVMIFFLILSLYLLHKNKWQWAAVVFALSISTKLVPLLFLPLFVKWFRVKDNHSKIDFKKLICFYLIIGVSTLVLFTPFFSMEFVNNYSKTVGLWFGDFEFNASIYYIAREVGYLITGYNQIAIIGKILPIIIFTSIWYIALTRQDQNFITLVKSMLIAFTVYLLLSTTVHPWYIASILLLSIFTNYKYPLIWSFIIIISYLAYANADNIENLWIIGFEYLVVFTALLWDVLKQKKLL; encoded by the coding sequence ATGCTTAATACATATTTTTTAAAAACTAACAAACTAACACTACTGCTAATACTAGCTAGCTTTTGTTTGTATGGCGTGTTTGCATATGGTATAGCAAGAATAGACCACACCAATCTAATATCCATATATATTGTATTATTTGGATTATTTCTTAAAATACTAAATAACAACAAAAATAGTTTTAAGCTTTTAGTTGCAATAGCAATCATTAGCAGATTAATCTTTTTAATAGCAATCCCTAATTTATCACAAGATTTTTACCGTTTTATTTGGGATGGACGCATGATATTACAAGGCTTTAATCCTTACTTACATACACCTGCAAGTTTTATAATATCAGGAAACTATCCTATTGATCAAGCACAACAATTAGTAACAGGTATGCAAGCGCTTAACGCTAGCCACTACTCCAACTATCCTCCAATAAATCAATTACTATTTACGCTAGCTAATTTATTCTCTTCTTCAAGCATTCTGGGATCAGTAATAGGATTAAGACTTATAATAATAGCTGCAGATATCGGAACCCTATATTTTGGAGCCAAACTATTAAAAAGACTAGGACTAAAACCACATAAAATATTCTGGTATACCCTAAACCCATTTATTATAATAGAACTAACAGGGAATTTACACTTTGAAGGTGTCATGATATTCTTTTTAATACTAAGCTTATACTTATTACATAAAAACAAATGGCAATGGGCTGCTGTAGTCTTTGCGCTGTCAATTTCAACAAAACTAGTCCCTCTTTTATTTTTACCGTTATTTGTAAAATGGTTTAGAGTTAAAGACAACCATTCCAAAATTGATTTCAAAAAACTAATTTGTTTCTATTTAATAATTGGCGTCTCTACATTAGTATTATTTACACCATTTTTTTCAATGGAATTTGTAAACAACTACTCCAAAACTGTAGGTTTATGGTTTGGAGATTTCGAGTTTAATGCAAGTATATATTACATCGCTCGAGAGGTTGGTTATTTAATTACTGGATACAATCAAATAGCAATAATTGGTAAAATATTACCTATAATAATTTTTACCTCAATTTGGTACATAGCACTAACCAGACAAGACCAAAACTTTATAACATTGGTAAAAAGTATGCTTATTGCTTTTACAGTATACTTATTACTAAGTACAACCGTACACCCATGGTACATTGCATCCATTTTATTGCTTTCTATATTTACAAACTACAAGTATCCATTAATTTGGAGTTTTATAATCATAATAAGTTATTTAGCATATGCCAATGCAGATAACATAGAAAATTTATGGATTATAGGCTTTGAATATCTTGTGGTTTTCACAGCACTATTGTGGGACGTATTAAAACAAAAAAAGCTTCTCTAA
- a CDS encoding toxin-antitoxin system YwqK family antitoxin has protein sequence MKTFVLYCFIVLGYNAYAEKTYVRTYFDNGNLFSKGWTSDNNKIDFWIYYYPNGSIKEKGNYSYNLKTSYWIEYHDNKTIKAKGNYNKGLKEKYWTYYHNNNTLHKAGNYLHGKTSGYWKTYYKNTYLKSQGLYINGVKNGYWKTYYDNSKTKSEGHYLNDLKNKFWKFYHSNSVISKFGSFNQNLKVGYWQYFRESGKKEKEGHYITDKKVKWWLFYDQNEKINHKCQLKDNQKNGYCLMYKNEALISAVKFKAGQKIKEWTDLKSFKKENKLSDLK, from the coding sequence ATGAAAACCTTTGTCCTATATTGCTTTATTGTTTTGGGTTATAACGCTTACGCGGAAAAAACTTACGTAAGGACGTATTTCGATAACGGTAACCTATTTTCTAAAGGTTGGACTAGCGATAATAACAAAATAGATTTTTGGATTTATTACTACCCAAACGGAAGCATTAAAGAAAAAGGAAACTATAGTTACAACCTTAAAACAAGTTATTGGATAGAGTATCATGACAATAAAACAATCAAAGCTAAAGGCAATTATAATAAAGGCTTAAAAGAAAAGTATTGGACTTACTATCACAATAACAACACCTTACACAAAGCTGGCAATTATCTTCATGGTAAAACCAGTGGTTACTGGAAAACATATTATAAAAATACCTACTTAAAAAGTCAAGGACTTTATATAAATGGAGTAAAAAATGGCTACTGGAAAACCTATTATGACAATTCAAAAACTAAAAGCGAAGGACATTATTTAAACGATTTAAAAAATAAATTCTGGAAATTCTATCATAGCAACTCAGTAATTTCTAAATTTGGAAGCTTTAACCAAAACCTAAAAGTTGGCTACTGGCAATATTTCCGCGAAAGCGGTAAAAAAGAAAAGGAAGGCCATTACATAACTGATAAAAAGGTAAAATGGTGGCTATTTTATGATCAAAACGAAAAAATTAATCATAAATGTCAACTTAAAGACAATCAAAAAAACGGATATTGTCTTATGTATAAAAACGAAGCGTTAATATCTGCAGTAAAATTTAAAGCAGGACAAAAAATAAAAGAATGGACCGATTTAAAGTCCTTTAAAAAAGAAAATAAATTAAGCGACCTTAAATGA
- a CDS encoding 4Fe-4S binding protein — MSNKLNHSMSLASPDAFHISTKQKFALGIGLVGLLILALALFNVNLPNTALFLTLALGLITVGVIIYSREAYLTKLEGIKNDGVWYKSISSRGFWGWALGIILTSFYIVLYFFPEYLGLGKDGAANTGLIRLFDPLSNLLSGRNASQWFVYGTLYTIAILAFGYKYILKYRHNRYQQIRTVSVMFFQLGFAFLIPEFMYVMNNDLPYYDLKSVWPLNYYIFDEWSVKGFLSNGNLGLALIIFGIASTFIITPILTYKYGKRWYCSWVCGCGGLAETAGDSFRHLSSKKLSAWKLERWLIHTVLVFSVVMTTAMVYSYLGKDSNNFWLTRDVFIISVITFLTIIFAGVMYFRGKELGKDAKAGAIGYAVVIALLLIMHFTSTTDHLFFVKGSALRSTYGIYIGSIFSGVIGTGFYPILGSRSWCRFGCPMAAILGFQQRLFSKFRITTNGGQCISCGNCSNSCEMGIDVRAYAQKGENIVRSSCVGCGVCSAVCPRGVLKLENDTMDGRINPTEVLLGNDVDLMDFVNKK; from the coding sequence ATGAGTAATAAATTAAATCATAGTATGTCATTAGCATCACCAGATGCGTTTCATATATCAACAAAACAAAAATTTGCTTTAGGTATTGGTCTTGTTGGACTATTAATTTTGGCATTAGCCTTATTTAACGTCAATCTACCAAATACAGCATTATTTTTAACGCTAGCATTAGGATTGATTACAGTTGGTGTTATTATATATTCTAGAGAAGCGTATTTAACCAAATTAGAAGGTATAAAAAATGACGGAGTTTGGTATAAATCTATTTCATCCAGAGGATTTTGGGGTTGGGCTTTAGGTATCATACTAACCAGTTTTTATATTGTATTATACTTTTTTCCTGAATATTTAGGTTTAGGTAAAGATGGTGCAGCAAACACTGGTTTAATTAGATTATTCGACCCTTTAAGCAATTTATTAAGTGGTAGAAATGCTAGTCAATGGTTTGTCTATGGTACATTATATACCATTGCCATTTTAGCATTTGGTTACAAATACATTTTAAAATATAGACATAATCGCTATCAGCAAATCCGAACCGTTTCTGTTATGTTTTTTCAGTTAGGTTTTGCTTTTTTAATCCCAGAATTTATGTACGTCATGAATAATGATTTACCTTATTATGATCTTAAAAGCGTTTGGCCATTAAATTATTACATTTTTGATGAGTGGTCTGTAAAAGGCTTTTTATCTAATGGTAATTTAGGACTAGCATTAATCATTTTTGGGATAGCTTCAACCTTTATCATTACTCCTATTTTAACATATAAATACGGAAAACGCTGGTATTGCTCATGGGTTTGTGGTTGTGGTGGTCTAGCCGAAACTGCAGGAGATAGTTTTAGACATCTATCTTCAAAAAAACTTTCTGCTTGGAAGCTAGAACGATGGTTAATACATACTGTTTTGGTATTTTCTGTAGTGATGACAACAGCAATGGTGTATAGCTATTTAGGCAAAGACAGTAATAATTTTTGGTTAACACGTGATGTTTTTATCATTTCTGTAATAACATTTTTAACCATTATTTTTGCAGGTGTCATGTATTTTAGAGGGAAAGAGCTTGGTAAAGATGCTAAAGCTGGTGCAATTGGTTATGCTGTTGTAATTGCTCTGTTATTAATTATGCACTTTACATCTACAACCGATCACTTATTTTTTGTAAAAGGTAGTGCTTTAAGATCCACTTATGGAATCTACATAGGCTCCATATTTTCAGGAGTTATCGGAACAGGTTTTTACCCAATTTTAGGTAGCAGATCTTGGTGTAGATTTGGATGTCCTATGGCAGCTATATTAGGATTTCAACAACGTTTATTTTCAAAATTCAGAATCACAACCAATGGTGGACAATGCATCTCATGTGGTAATTGTTCAAACAGTTGCGAAATGGGAATTGACGTACGTGCCTATGCGCAAAAAGGAGAAAACATTGTACGTTCAAGTTGTGTTGGATGTGGTGTTTGTAGTGCTGTTTGCCCAAGAGGTGTTTTAAAATTAGAAAACGATACTATGGATGGACGTATCAATCCAACAGAAGTCTTATTAGGTAATGATGTTGACTTAATGGATTTTGTAAACAAAAAATAA
- a CDS encoding glycosyltransferase family 2 protein, with the protein MTKIKVIIPAYNEQDSIANVINDIPKLVDEVIVVSNNSTDLTEVNAKNAGATVLQENNKGYGYACLKGMDYIAKQDSKPDIVVFLDGDYSDYPEELTKIVAPIIDQNMDFVIGARVKNLREEGSMMPQQVFGNWLATTLMSLFFGAKFSDLGPFRAIKYDKLLALNMVDKTYGWTVEMQLKVLKQKLSYIEVPVNYRNRIGVSKVSGTIKGSIFAGVKILTWIFKYSFKK; encoded by the coding sequence ATGACCAAAATAAAAGTCATCATTCCTGCCTACAATGAGCAAGATTCTATTGCAAACGTTATAAACGATATTCCTAAATTAGTTGATGAGGTGATTGTAGTTAGCAACAACTCGACAGACTTAACAGAAGTTAATGCAAAAAACGCAGGCGCAACTGTTTTACAAGAAAACAATAAAGGCTACGGTTATGCTTGCTTAAAAGGTATGGATTATATCGCTAAACAAGATAGCAAACCTGATATTGTGGTGTTTTTAGATGGAGATTATAGTGACTATCCGGAAGAATTAACCAAAATTGTAGCGCCAATTATAGATCAAAATATGGATTTTGTTATTGGTGCACGTGTCAAAAACTTAAGAGAAGAAGGCAGTATGATGCCACAACAAGTGTTTGGTAATTGGTTAGCAACAACCTTAATGTCACTTTTTTTTGGTGCTAAATTTTCAGACTTAGGACCATTCAGAGCTATTAAATATGATAAGCTTCTAGCTTTAAACATGGTAGACAAAACCTATGGCTGGACGGTAGAAATGCAACTAAAAGTATTAAAGCAAAAATTAAGCTATATAGAAGTCCCTGTAAACTACAGAAATAGAATTGGTGTCTCAAAAGTTTCAGGAACAATAAAAGGTAGTATATTTGCAGGCGTTAAAATACTAACGTGGATTTTCAAATACAGTTTTAAAAAGTGA
- a CDS encoding DMT family transporter, which produces MKDQHLKHVLALTFATLLISTSGSLGRYISMPAPVTIWWRSFLALFLLLGYCKYKNITLKINSKRDLGAFVLSALFMASHWITYFIALQLSSVAIGMLALFTFPIMTAFLEPLFSKSKFDYMHLLLGAMVLLGIYILSPELDFQNDSVKGILFGLFSAFCYAMRILILKQYVTSYHGSSLMFFQLLIISIILLPALLLFDTSNISTQFPYVIILALVTTAIGHTLFIQSLNHFKVSTASIIGSTQPIFGIIIAFFFLNEIPTWNTFFGGMLILSTVVIESLRSRK; this is translated from the coding sequence GTGAAAGACCAACATTTAAAGCACGTCTTAGCATTAACCTTTGCCACACTACTAATTAGTACATCTGGTAGTTTAGGGCGTTATATAAGCATGCCTGCACCAGTAACCATTTGGTGGCGTAGTTTTCTAGCATTATTTTTATTATTAGGCTATTGCAAATACAAAAACATTACCCTAAAAATAAACTCTAAAAGAGACTTGGGAGCTTTTGTGTTAAGCGCCTTATTTATGGCCTCGCATTGGATTACTTACTTTATAGCACTACAGTTGTCAAGTGTCGCTATTGGTATGTTAGCCTTATTTACATTTCCCATAATGACAGCCTTTTTAGAACCCTTATTTTCTAAATCAAAATTTGATTACATGCACCTTTTATTAGGCGCAATGGTCCTTTTAGGGATTTATATCCTCTCTCCAGAATTAGACTTTCAAAATGACTCCGTAAAAGGGATTCTGTTTGGACTATTTTCTGCCTTCTGTTATGCTATGCGTATTTTAATACTTAAACAATACGTAACCTCCTACCATGGTAGCAGTCTAATGTTTTTTCAATTATTAATAATTAGCATCATTTTATTACCTGCCTTATTGTTATTCGACACTTCTAATATAAGCACACAGTTTCCGTATGTTATTATACTTGCATTAGTAACTACAGCAATTGGACACACATTATTTATTCAAAGTTTAAACCATTTTAAAGTCAGTACTGCCAGTATTATTGGTAGTACACAACCAATATTTGGGATTATAATTGCCTTTTTCTTCTTAAACGAAATCCCTACTTGGAACACTTTTTTTGGCGGAATGCTAATCTTATCTACAGTTGTTATTGAGAGTTTACGCTCTAGGAAGTAG
- a CDS encoding NAD(P)/FAD-dependent oxidoreductase: protein MEHIVIIGNGISGVTLARHVRKLSDKKITIVSAETDYFFSRTALMYVYMGHMKFEHTQPYENWFWEKNRIELKKGYVNAIDTDKKTLHFTEGDAMSYDKLVIATGSKPNKFGWPGQDLKGVQGLYSKQDLDNMQQTAPDNKTCKHAVIVGGGLIGIEMAEMLNSRDIPVTFLVRETSFWNGVLPEGESQMINRHIKNHHIDLRLNTNLKEIKSDENGNVKSIIIEETGEEIACNLVGLTAGVSPNISFLKDSKIETKRGVLVNRYLETNIKDVYAIGDCAEQHEAIGNRRPIEAVWYTGRMMGETLAQTICGNKLQYKPGHWFNSAKFLDIEYQTYGWVFGERGRPEYEKHFHWKHEDDTKCITVAYNKDTRTFLGINTFGIRMRHETFDTWLTEQRDVDYVIKNLKEANFDPEFYKHFEQDILKAYNKQLQTV from the coding sequence ATGGAACACATCGTCATTATAGGAAACGGAATTTCTGGAGTCACTCTAGCAAGACACGTCAGAAAATTATCAGATAAAAAAATTACTATTGTTTCTGCTGAAACGGATTACTTTTTTTCACGTACAGCCTTAATGTATGTGTACATGGGTCACATGAAGTTTGAACACACTCAACCTTACGAAAATTGGTTTTGGGAGAAAAACCGTATTGAGCTTAAAAAAGGTTATGTCAATGCTATAGATACTGATAAAAAAACACTCCACTTTACTGAAGGTGATGCAATGTCGTATGATAAATTAGTAATTGCCACAGGAAGTAAACCTAATAAATTTGGTTGGCCAGGACAAGATCTAAAAGGTGTACAAGGCTTATACAGTAAACAAGATTTAGATAACATGCAGCAAACTGCACCAGATAACAAAACTTGTAAACATGCTGTAATTGTTGGTGGAGGATTAATTGGTATTGAAATGGCAGAAATGCTAAATTCAAGAGACATACCAGTTACTTTTTTAGTTAGAGAGACTAGTTTTTGGAATGGTGTTTTACCTGAAGGCGAAAGTCAAATGATTAACAGACACATTAAAAATCATCATATTGATTTAAGATTAAACACTAATCTAAAAGAAATCAAATCGGACGAAAACGGAAACGTAAAATCCATAATTATTGAAGAAACTGGAGAAGAAATAGCCTGTAACCTAGTTGGGCTGACTGCTGGAGTATCTCCAAACATTTCATTTTTAAAAGACTCTAAAATTGAAACCAAACGAGGTGTACTAGTCAATCGTTATTTAGAAACTAACATCAAAGATGTATATGCAATTGGAGATTGCGCTGAGCAACACGAAGCTATTGGTAACAGACGTCCTATTGAAGCGGTTTGGTACACAGGACGTATGATGGGAGAGACTTTAGCACAAACCATTTGCGGAAATAAACTACAATACAAACCAGGACATTGGTTTAATAGTGCAAAATTTTTAGATATCGAATACCAAACTTACGGTTGGGTTTTTGGAGAGCGTGGACGTCCTGAATATGAAAAACATTTCCATTGGAAACATGAGGATGACACCAAATGTATAACCGTAGCTTACAATAAAGACACCAGGACTTTTTTAGGCATTAACACTTTTGGTATCCGAATGCGACACGAAACTTTTGATACTTGGTTGACAGAACAACGTGATGTGGATTACGTAATAAAAAACTTAAAAGAGGCCAATTTTGATCCAGAATTTTACAAACATTTTGAGCAGGATATCCTAAAGGCATACAACAAACAACTACAAACAGTATAA
- a CDS encoding BlaI/MecI/CopY family transcriptional regulator, translated as MQLSKTEEELMNHLWKLEKAFMKDLLEAYPEPKPANTTVATLLKRMTDKGFVTYTKFGNSRQYQPMVKKKDYFSKHVNGLIKNFFNNSSSQFASFFTKETDLSKNELEELRAIIDNEIKNK; from the coding sequence ATGCAATTATCAAAAACGGAAGAAGAATTAATGAACCATCTATGGAAACTTGAAAAGGCTTTCATGAAAGATTTACTAGAAGCCTATCCAGAACCAAAACCTGCAAACACAACAGTCGCAACCTTATTAAAACGCATGACGGATAAAGGTTTTGTGACTTACACCAAGTTTGGTAACTCTAGACAATACCAACCAATGGTTAAGAAAAAAGACTATTTTTCTAAACACGTTAATGGCTTGATAAAAAACTTTTTTAATAATAGCAGCTCTCAATTTGCCTCTTTTTTTACCAAAGAAACCGATTTAAGTAAAAATGAATTAGAGGAGTTAAGAGCAATAATTGACAACGAAATTAAAAACAAGTAA